From a region of the Gossypium raimondii isolate GPD5lz chromosome 10, ASM2569854v1, whole genome shotgun sequence genome:
- the LOC105776924 gene encoding uncharacterized protein LOC105776924 isoform X2, translating to MEELRKLEQLHTTLTFMQSHNFVPSSTLDSNRFIANLILLLLQPCGELNLDMKFRLLSEYLPKISVSFLEEASQWVRFETDERDYQEVNDPSGKKDCLPLQINHEEVAMVGLEAMERANSTLEDFCRSYFMFHGVDIDSPLMIFKYFPVLAFTESYIYQLDGLNEKILSIPTEGDTSLAKEFEKMNYQCWAETFANMLEKDPFRPLLNVLELRGLLNDRIREEFRSGEEYWALERKLCRALTHKMEISIKDVMRAIHLKSFDYRVLNLLLYQLRGQEVNDLHMEFLSVSEFLVEISDDL from the exons ATGGAGGAACTGAGGAAGCTTGAACAACTCCACACAACTCTTACATTTATGCAATCTCATAACTTCGTTCCCTCTTCAACTCTCGATTCAAATCGCTTCATCGCCAATCTCATCCTTCTCTTA TTACAACCATGCGGCGAACTCAATCTTGACATGAAATTCCGTTTACTTTCTGAATATTTACCAAAA ATTTCAGTCAGCTTTCTGGAAGAAGCATCACAATGGGTTCGTTTTGAAACTGATGAAAGAG ATTATCAAGAGGTTAATGATCCGTCCGGTAAAAAGGATTGCCTCCCATTGCAGATAAACCACGAGGAGGTAGCAATGGTGGGACTGGAAGCAATGGAACGAGCAAATTCTACACTTGAGGATTTT TGCAGatcttattttatgtttcatgGAGTGGACATAGACAGCCCacttatgatatttaaatatttccCTGTTCTTGCATTCACTGAAAGTTATATTTATCAG TTAGATGGTTTGAATGAGAAGATACTCTCTATACCAACAGAAGGAGACACTTCTCTAGCAAAAGAATTTGAGAAG ATGAACTATCAGTGTTGGGCTGAAACATTTGCGAACATGTTAGAAAAGGATCCATTCAGACCACTTTTAAATGTACTTGAACTCCGGGGACTCCTTAATGACAG GATCAGAGAAGAATTTAGGTCTGGAGAGGAGTACTGGGCATTGGAAAGAAAGCTATGTCGTGCACTAACACACAAAATGGAG ATCTCTATTAAAGATGTTATGAGGGCAATTCATCTAAAGTCATTTGACTATCGGGTGCTGAATCTTCTTCTGTATCAGTTAAGAGGTCAAGAG GTTAATGACTTGCACATGGAATTCCTGTCAGTCTCTGAATTCCTCGTAGAAATATCAGATGATCTGTAA
- the LOC105776924 gene encoding uncharacterized protein LOC105776924 isoform X1, protein MEELRKLEQLHTTLTFMQSHNFVPSSTLDSNRFIANLILLLLQPCGELNLDMKFRLLSEYLPKISVSFLEEASQWVRFETDERDYQEVNDPSGKKDCLPLQINHEEVAMVGLEAMERANSTLEDFCRSYFMFHGVDIDSPLMIFKYFPVLAFTESYIYQLDGLNEKILSIPTEGDTSLAKEFEKMNYQCWAETFANMLEKDPFRPLLNVLELRGLLNDRIREEFRSGEEYWALERKLCRALTHKMEISIKDVMRAIHLKSFDYRVLNLLLYQLRGQEVNDLHMEFLSVSEFLVEISDDLMVSIIYSTPR, encoded by the exons ATGGAGGAACTGAGGAAGCTTGAACAACTCCACACAACTCTTACATTTATGCAATCTCATAACTTCGTTCCCTCTTCAACTCTCGATTCAAATCGCTTCATCGCCAATCTCATCCTTCTCTTA TTACAACCATGCGGCGAACTCAATCTTGACATGAAATTCCGTTTACTTTCTGAATATTTACCAAAA ATTTCAGTCAGCTTTCTGGAAGAAGCATCACAATGGGTTCGTTTTGAAACTGATGAAAGAG ATTATCAAGAGGTTAATGATCCGTCCGGTAAAAAGGATTGCCTCCCATTGCAGATAAACCACGAGGAGGTAGCAATGGTGGGACTGGAAGCAATGGAACGAGCAAATTCTACACTTGAGGATTTT TGCAGatcttattttatgtttcatgGAGTGGACATAGACAGCCCacttatgatatttaaatatttccCTGTTCTTGCATTCACTGAAAGTTATATTTATCAG TTAGATGGTTTGAATGAGAAGATACTCTCTATACCAACAGAAGGAGACACTTCTCTAGCAAAAGAATTTGAGAAG ATGAACTATCAGTGTTGGGCTGAAACATTTGCGAACATGTTAGAAAAGGATCCATTCAGACCACTTTTAAATGTACTTGAACTCCGGGGACTCCTTAATGACAG GATCAGAGAAGAATTTAGGTCTGGAGAGGAGTACTGGGCATTGGAAAGAAAGCTATGTCGTGCACTAACACACAAAATGGAG ATCTCTATTAAAGATGTTATGAGGGCAATTCATCTAAAGTCATTTGACTATCGGGTGCTGAATCTTCTTCTGTATCAGTTAAGAGGTCAAGAG GTTAATGACTTGCACATGGAATTCCTGTCAGTCTCTGAATTCCTCGTAGAAATATCAGATGATCT CATGGTGTCAATTATATACTCAACTCCCAGATGA
- the LOC105776924 gene encoding uncharacterized protein LOC105776924 isoform X4 gives MEELRKLEQLHTTLTFMQSHNFVPSSTLDSNRFIANLILLLLQPCGELNLDMKFRLLSEYLPKISVSFLEEASQWVRFETDERDYQEVNDPSGKKDCLPLQINHEEVAMVGLEAMERANSTLEDFCRSYFMFHGVDIDSPLMIFKYFPVLAFTESYIYQLDGLNEKILSIPTEGDTSLAKEFEKMNYQCWAETFANMLEKDPFRPLLNVLELRGLLNDRIREEFRSGEEYWALERKLCRALTHKMEKRE, from the exons ATGGAGGAACTGAGGAAGCTTGAACAACTCCACACAACTCTTACATTTATGCAATCTCATAACTTCGTTCCCTCTTCAACTCTCGATTCAAATCGCTTCATCGCCAATCTCATCCTTCTCTTA TTACAACCATGCGGCGAACTCAATCTTGACATGAAATTCCGTTTACTTTCTGAATATTTACCAAAA ATTTCAGTCAGCTTTCTGGAAGAAGCATCACAATGGGTTCGTTTTGAAACTGATGAAAGAG ATTATCAAGAGGTTAATGATCCGTCCGGTAAAAAGGATTGCCTCCCATTGCAGATAAACCACGAGGAGGTAGCAATGGTGGGACTGGAAGCAATGGAACGAGCAAATTCTACACTTGAGGATTTT TGCAGatcttattttatgtttcatgGAGTGGACATAGACAGCCCacttatgatatttaaatatttccCTGTTCTTGCATTCACTGAAAGTTATATTTATCAG TTAGATGGTTTGAATGAGAAGATACTCTCTATACCAACAGAAGGAGACACTTCTCTAGCAAAAGAATTTGAGAAG ATGAACTATCAGTGTTGGGCTGAAACATTTGCGAACATGTTAGAAAAGGATCCATTCAGACCACTTTTAAATGTACTTGAACTCCGGGGACTCCTTAATGACAG GATCAGAGAAGAATTTAGGTCTGGAGAGGAGTACTGGGCATTGGAAAGAAAGCTATGTCGTGCACTAACACACAAAATGGAG AAAAGGGAATAA
- the LOC105776924 gene encoding uncharacterized protein LOC105776924 isoform X3, with the protein MEELRKLEQLHTTLTFMQSHNFVPSSTLDSNRFIANLILLLLQPCGELNLDMKFRLLSEYLPKISVSFLEEASQWVRFETDERDYQEVNDPSGKKDCLPLQINHEEVAMVGLEAMERANSTLEDFCRSYFMFHGVDIDSPLMIFKYFPVLAFTESYIYQLDGLNEKILSIPTEGDTSLAKEFEKMNYQCWAETFANMLEKDPFRPLLNVLELRGLLNDRIREEFRSGEEYWALERKLCRALTHKMEISIKDVMRAIHLKSFDYRVLNLLLYQLRGQELL; encoded by the exons ATGGAGGAACTGAGGAAGCTTGAACAACTCCACACAACTCTTACATTTATGCAATCTCATAACTTCGTTCCCTCTTCAACTCTCGATTCAAATCGCTTCATCGCCAATCTCATCCTTCTCTTA TTACAACCATGCGGCGAACTCAATCTTGACATGAAATTCCGTTTACTTTCTGAATATTTACCAAAA ATTTCAGTCAGCTTTCTGGAAGAAGCATCACAATGGGTTCGTTTTGAAACTGATGAAAGAG ATTATCAAGAGGTTAATGATCCGTCCGGTAAAAAGGATTGCCTCCCATTGCAGATAAACCACGAGGAGGTAGCAATGGTGGGACTGGAAGCAATGGAACGAGCAAATTCTACACTTGAGGATTTT TGCAGatcttattttatgtttcatgGAGTGGACATAGACAGCCCacttatgatatttaaatatttccCTGTTCTTGCATTCACTGAAAGTTATATTTATCAG TTAGATGGTTTGAATGAGAAGATACTCTCTATACCAACAGAAGGAGACACTTCTCTAGCAAAAGAATTTGAGAAG ATGAACTATCAGTGTTGGGCTGAAACATTTGCGAACATGTTAGAAAAGGATCCATTCAGACCACTTTTAAATGTACTTGAACTCCGGGGACTCCTTAATGACAG GATCAGAGAAGAATTTAGGTCTGGAGAGGAGTACTGGGCATTGGAAAGAAAGCTATGTCGTGCACTAACACACAAAATGGAG ATCTCTATTAAAGATGTTATGAGGGCAATTCATCTAAAGTCATTTGACTATCGGGTGCTGAATCTTCTTCTGTATCAGTTAAGAGGTCAAGAG TTGTTGTAA
- the LOC105776925 gene encoding ethylene-responsive transcription factor TINY: protein MSLNEKEPCEFPSQTPAQPQPNPHRVAKKRTRQDNHSPFRGVRKRRWGRYVSEIRLPGQKTRIWLGSFGSPEMAARAYDSAAFFLKGDSAILNFPELVGSLPRPESCSRRDIQSAAAKAALQESVGRVKDEEGPESFGWWDAVGMAAFEEVKASPLRFDSMEGELLSFMEDDHHFFTSCFEL, encoded by the coding sequence ATGTCCCTAAATGAGAAAGAGCCTTGCGAGTTTCCGTCACAAACGCCCGCCCAACCCCAGCCCAACCCACACCGTGTCGCCAAGAAACGCACCCGCCAAGACAACCACTCCCCGTTTCGCGGGGTACGTAAGAGGAGGTGGGGGCGTTACGTCTCCGAGATACGGTTACCGGGTCAAAAGACACGGATATGGCTGGGGTCGTTTGGGTCACCGGAGATGGCAGCTCGGGCATATGACTCGGCAGCTTTCTTCTTGAAAGGCGACTCTGCTATCCTCAACTTCCCGGAGTTAGTGGGGTCACTTCCCCGGCCAGAGTCTTGCTCGAGGAGGGATATACAATCCGCGGCGGCCAAAGCGGCTTTGCAGGAATCGGTGGGCAGGGTAAAAGATGAGGAGGGTCCGGAAAGCTTCGGGTGGTGGGATGCTGTGGGGATGGCGGCGTTTGAGGAAGTGAAAGCAAGTCCGTTGAGGTTTGATTCAATGGAGGGAGAGCTGTTGTCTTTCATGGAGGATGATCATCATTTCTTCACTTCCTGCTTTGagttgtaa